Part of the Moorella sp. E308F genome, GATCTTCTATTTTAAGTCCGGTAGGAAGCATTGATCTTTACATAGTCGTAGGTCAGGTCGCAGCCCCAGGCGGTGGCTGCGGCCGTTCCCTGCTTTAAATCCAGGGTAATGGTGATTTCCTCTTCCCGCAAGATAGCCGCCGCCTTTTCTTCGCTAAAGGGCAAGGGCTTGCCATCCCGGGCCATCTGCTCGCAGCCGGCCCGGCTTTCCAGGTAAATGTCAACTCTATCCGGGTCGATCTCTGCCCCGGAGTAACCGGCGGCGCAGATAATGCGGCCCCAGTTGGCATCGGCGCCAAAGATAGCGCTCTTTACGAGGTTAGAACCGGCCACGGCCCGGGCAACCATACGGGCTTCCGCCTCGCTGGCCGCCCGCCGCACTTCTACAGTGAGCAGTTTGGTCGCGCCCTCGCCATCCCGGGCAATCAGGCGGGCCAACTCACGGCAGACGTACTCCAGGCCGGCGCGGAAGGCGGCGTGATCTTCAATGGTCAGGGGGGCGTTGCCGGCGCAGCCGTTGGCCAGGATGACGACCATATCGTTGGTGCTGGTGTCGCCGTCCACCGTTACCATATTGAAGGTCCGGTCCACCACCGCCCGCAAGGCCTGGTCCAGGTCATCCTGCTCCATGGCGACATCGGTGGTCAAAAAGCAGAGCATGGTCCCCATATTGGGGTGGATCATGCCGGAACCCTTGGCTATGCCGCCAATGGTTACCGTGGCCCCTCCCAGGGACAACCGGACGGCAATTTCCTTTTTCATAGTATCGGTAGTCATAATGGCCGCCGCCGCAGCACTGCTGCCGTCCATTGCCAGCTTTTCTGCGGCCGCCCGGATGCCGGCGCTGATCTTATCCATGGGCAGGGGCACGCCAATCACACCGGTGGAAGCCACCACCACCTGCCAGGGTTCGCAGCCTATGGCTGCAGCCGTAATAGCTGCCATTTCCCGGGCGTCCCGGTAACCCCGCTCCCCCGTACAGGCATTGGCATTGCCGCTATTGCAGACAATGGCCCGGGCTATCCCGCTTTTAAGATGCTCTCTGGTAACTATCAGGGGTGCTGCCTTGACGCGATTTCTGGTATAAACGGCTGCTGCCGCTGCCGGTACTTCACTGACAATCAGGGCCAGGTCCTTCTTTTCCTTTTTCAAACCGGCATGGATGCCGGCAGCCACAAAACCCTGCGGGGCGGTAATGCCGCCGGAAACCAGCTGGATGTCTTCAATCATTTCTTCCTTCCTCCAAAAACAA contains:
- the argJ gene encoding bifunctional ornithine acetyltransferase/N-acetylglutamate synthase → MIEDIQLVSGGITAPQGFVAAGIHAGLKKEKKDLALIVSEVPAAAAAVYTRNRVKAAPLIVTREHLKSGIARAIVCNSGNANACTGERGYRDAREMAAITAAAIGCEPWQVVVASTGVIGVPLPMDKISAGIRAAAEKLAMDGSSAAAAAIMTTDTMKKEIAVRLSLGGATVTIGGIAKGSGMIHPNMGTMLCFLTTDVAMEQDDLDQALRAVVDRTFNMVTVDGDTSTNDMVVILANGCAGNAPLTIEDHAAFRAGLEYVCRELARLIARDGEGATKLLTVEVRRAASEAEARMVARAVAGSNLVKSAIFGADANWGRIICAAGYSGAEIDPDRVDIYLESRAGCEQMARDGKPLPFSEEKAAAILREEEITITLDLKQGTAAATAWGCDLTYDYVKINASYRT